The genomic segment TATTTTAGGAAACTCAGCCGGAGAGATGACGAAAAACTCAAACGCTTTAATGCAATGGCGTTCTGATAAAATGAGAACTTAGGGAACGGCCATTAGTGTATTGAGAGTAGACAAGCGCTCAATAGCTGTGTTGATTTGAGTTTTAATTATCACATGCGTCATTGCCAGTCTTTGTAATACAGGAATGATTGCAAGTATGCCCTGAAAAGTTTCTTTAGCTCCAgagcttttttttctcatcactgTATTTCAACAGAACTATCAGGAAAATGTCAATTTGACAAATCTATTCAGTTTAAAATTGGTTTTATATCATTGACACCTTTTTAGTTTAGCCCTGCAGAAATTGTAATTCTTAGAGTTGAATTAATCATCCCATCGAGTGGAGATGCAGACTTTTGTGGCATCCAGAACAATCCAAGAACATCACAAGGTCAAACACATGATCACAGTTATACTTAACTCAATCCCTtctctaacacacacacacacacacacacacacatacaaatccGACTGGGGTACATATCTGTTTAACAATTTTAGACCATGTCCCTTTGGTATTGAAAGCAGTCATCGCCATTCCAGAGGCTAGCATTGACTAGCCACACTTATAATTATCTGAATTCCCAAAGACGCCACAACTGTGTGAACTCGTCCATCAAATAGCAATATTGGATTCGGTATAAAAAGGGGTAGTCAATAAAAAATGCTGACTTTACTGCTAGGCCTGTGAGGCGCCGATTTGCCCGAGGTAGTGGTGGGGAATTAAAATCAAATTGTGCAATATCTGTTGACAGCCACATGATGGCAGAACAAAAGCATGCTCGCTTCGCACAGAAATCATGACATCATCCTTACATCCTCACTACCTTTAAGCAGCTTCTcctaataatccatccatcaattttctgaaCCGCCTGTTCTCACCAGCGACGAAATCCACTTTAGTTGGGTCAGAACAATATTTTCAAGGCAAGATGGAGTGAGAGAGAATTTCAGcataccccccacccccaaaaataGACCTGCTCGTGTATTATGAGTTTGTTTAACAGCAAGAGGTTTTATTATCGGGGTAACGGTTTATGCCTCAGGCTGACGACAAGTGTGAATTGTTCACATCAGAGTGCCCCGTTGTTTCCACAAGAGAGAAAAAGCCCAAGCCTGCATTTCACATCTGCTTTAAGGCTGATTCATGCAGCACCATGAGAGTCTTTTTAATCAGACGATGAGTCATCgcagtgcgcgcgtgtgtgccacTGCATCGACATTGGGGTATTTCTTTGGATTAGGAGGAATACAGTAGGAAAGGGAATTGATTGTGAATTGTTTTCCTGGATAGGTTGAAGCTTCAGTTATTTTTGCCTCAGAATTAAATAGAAAGTTATGGCACACCCAGTTTCTGCCATATTGATGTTTTCATTtaattgttttgtatttatgGCCAAGATTAGAACTTGCTTAAAATGATTTCATATTTTTTAAGATTTGTATGTCTACATCTCTCTATGAACATTGAttgttttgttgatgtctgtttGTGAAATCTTAAAAAACTGCATGGATGTGAATTTCTGAATTCCAAACATATTTGTGAGAATCTGGTTCTTTAATTTTGTCTCCCATCCCCACCCCTCTTACCGCTTGGGGGATTAATCGGGGTTCAGGTCGGTCGCTGGTAGAAGGACAGTTGGCGTCCACGTCGCGCCATTAGCAGGCCTGCCAACTCACAGTGGAAATCAAAAGCAGGGACTCAGGAAATGGGTGTTGAGTGAGGTTACATCCCAATTACAGCGCATGTGCTTCAGGTCGGGAAAAGCCAGGACATGCACCGTGGGATTAGGAGAATGTGCACATTTCCGGCGGCGGCCTCTGGGAGAATTATACCTTGTGATGAGCccggctctctctctctctctctctctctctctctgtgtgtatGCGTAAAAGAGTGGGGAAAAGTTGAAGCAGTCATGGTGGGCAGTCAGGAGAATTTGTGAGATGCATCGGATGAATTTGGGGGGTCGCCGAGGCTTTGGCCCTGTAGGTCAGCTCCCTTTCAGCATCCCCTCTGGGCACACAGAAGAATGGCGTGATCAAACCAGAGGAATGAGGATTGagtctccctcctcctcctccgtcaCTTTGGCTCAGTCCCTGCCGAGGAACCTGTCAGGGGCACATCTACAGGAGAGAAGGTTTTTTTGTTAGATATATGACTGACATGAGAGACTAACAGCAAGTGACAACACGCCTTTTCGGAATATCCTGTCTTATCATTCCTGCGCAACTGCCTGAAGACTTAATATGTACGCCTGCCTTTATTTCCTTCATCTTTTCTTGCTGTATGTAGCTTATATTTTGCATGGACTGGAATTACGACGCTGGACACTGGATTGGTACTCAGACTCATGTTTTGGGGACTCTTCTGATTCTTTTTCTCTTCTCCAAACAGGGCCAAAGACATGAAGAACCGCTTGGCTTTCCTGCGGCGGAGGAACGAATCTCCGGGAAGCAACCCAGCCGGAAAGTTGGACAAAACCATGAAGTCAGTCAAGTAAGTGGCCACTTCCTGACCATGTGTGGGCGTGTGAGCCACCTTTCCGGGTCTAGAATTGACTCTCAATGACTTGACGGCCGTCTCGGAAAGGCAAATGTGTGTGGAGCTGAGTGGGAGGCACTTCCTGCTTTGTGCCATTATTTGGCATTATTTAATATAACTCATTGTTACACGCATTATACAAAATTTGACTTAAGTATTCACACAATTCTGCTTCTTCTGTAAGGACTTTTGGGACAGAGTTGAGGTGAGGGTGGTGGTTCACGTTCAATTGCCAACTTGCAATCCTCTCGTGAGATGATTTAGATTCCATTGACTGTATTTATAGCGTGTATGGAGTAAACAGACTACAATAATCGAATCTAGGACCCTCtcggtcacagtcttaataacCTGACCGTGACTGCCAATAAAATGAATGTACAAATTaggtaaattaaaataaaaaagataaaagaaaacattataaAATATGTTAATGTTAATTTCaattttaaaaagtgatttaATAGCTTTGAGCCCTATTCCAAATTTTGACTCATTTTGTGTTGTTGCTTATTAGGCACGTTCATTTACTTAATCTTGATCTGTCAATCTAACAGGGTAAAAGTCAATTTCCAAAATCATAACATTCATTTTCTTTAATAATACATTATCATCTATCGACTGTTGAAAAGTCTCAAACCAGGTACATTTGGATTGTTTGCATATCTGTTGTAAATGTTCCAAAATTCCAGTCAATTTTTTAAAGCCATTAATTTAGCAGGAACATTTAAGTTAAAGCAATAAGTTGCCAACACAAATAGCAAATATTTCATCATTACAGAGACGGATTGTCTGTTGAGTTGAAAGATAAACTGCAGTACTGTACATGCCTCCTTATGCAGTGAAGAGAGCATGAAAGGCAGCGTCCCTGTAGTGGAGGTTGCAGACAGATTCTCTCGAGGGAGGAGACCGCTTTACCAAAACATTGCCCCATTGGTTATTGGAAGCCCCTCCTATCCCGCCTCCCCGACTTCCATTCATTGGGATTataaaagcctccccttggcggAGTCAAACTGACAGACTCATGGCTCTCGTTGCTCTCGCTACTCACAATCCAGAAACCAGCAAGTGAGAGCATTAAGACACGGACTCAAGTTACTAGGAAGGGAGGAAGCAGCTTTTTGGCTCAATCGTGTGGCACAGAGTTTCTGGCGAATGGGTCACACCATGAGGAATCTGGCAGAGATGGGGTTACTCAAGAACCGCTCTGCTTTTATCTGCAGGCCCACCCCGGAGGATGCACTCAAGTGGGGGGACTCGCTTGACAAGCTGCTGGCACACAAATGTGAGTGACTTTAATTCATTTCTCTTGAACTCTTCATGCATGTGGTTGGGTACAGTGAGAGGACAAAGAGGGCAGTCTTTGGGGCAAATTTGAAGCATGCATCATCAACACAAACACATGAAACAtagtcttcggccagcaagttAATCCCGGTTGCACCGCAGAGAAACCCGAGATGACTCTTAGAAGTATTCCCCGACCACCACCTCTTTCAGTATTCATCAAGGCAGAGTAGCTGACGTAAATCCATCGCTACATCTGTTCCTCATTCCGCATGTAAATTCCTGTCTTCCGCGGAGTGAGGTAAGACCCCAGTCTGCCTTGGATAGTGCTTATCAAGACTACTGCTTGAGCCATGGGAACGGAAAGGTGCAGGCGGGGAGGTGTGGGCAGATTCGGCTTCCTGCCATTCTCTCTCGGAGATGCGGTCTTCCTCAAATCATTAACTCGGCGCTGAAAAGTCCACCAGCTGTATAGGCTGCAGTCTCGTTGGTGTAGAACACCCCTGTCTTTGTACGAGGTAGTTGCCGGGGACAAGGTCaatgaaaacctgtttttgtcgaAGAGGGGGTTAGTGCAAATACTCAAGAATCAGGCCCAATGTTCCCATGTTGAAGACTTTCCAGCTTTGAGCTTCTTACTTTAGatgttttctttaataaatTATCCAAAATCAAGAATGACTAGTGCCAATGTGCAAGACCCAGTAAAGGGTGTGCAGCTTTTAAGTTTCAGGATTCCGTcgacaaaaacaaacagcaacaaTTTTAGTGCCTCACCTTTTAAGGCTAGAAAATGTGTCACTATTTCCTAACAACGTGGAATTCTGTGCAGGTTTTGAGGTTTCACTTTGAGTGCAGATAATAATACCATTCAAGTATTAGGTCTGTAGTTTGGAAGATTGCTTTCTTTGTTTCCTTCGAGGTGTCATTATTCCAACCACATGACTCAAACCAGTAGATCTATTTTTGGGCTCTTCAAGTCCAAGGAGCCGTTGTCATGGCGTCCAAGTCAACCCTCCATTTGTTTATCTTCCACCTCATCATAATCGTTGCTCTTTCCCTTTCTCTCACTGCTCTCCTTCAGATGGTCTGGCAGCTTTCAGAGCGTTCTTACGTACTGAGTTCAGCGAGGAAAATCTGGAATTTTGGCTGGCGTGCGAGGAGTACAAGAAGATTAAGTCGCAGTCCAAGATGGCTTCCAAAGCAAAGAAGATCTTTGCAGAATACATCGCTATCCAGTCTTGTAAGGAGGTGAGGATTGAAGCAAGTATCCACTGTGATTTTCGATTTTCTTTCCATTAACGTCCCGTTTCTTCTGATTTAGGTGAACTTGGACTCGTACACGCGGGATCACACGAAGGACAACTTGCAAAATGTGACACGCTCCTGCTTTGAGCTGGCGCAAAGGCGGATATACGGGCTGATGGAGAAAGACTCATACCCCCGTTTCC from the Syngnathus scovelli strain Florida chromosome 13, RoL_Ssco_1.2, whole genome shotgun sequence genome contains:
- the rgs3a gene encoding regulator of G-protein signaling 3a isoform X8, with translation MAKDMKNRLAFLRRRNESPGSNPAGKLDKTMKSVKPTPEDALKWGDSLDKLLAHKYGLAAFRAFLRTEFSEENLEFWLACEEYKKIKSQSKMASKAKKIFAEYIAIQSCKEVNLDSYTRDHTKDNLQNVTRSCFELAQRRIYGLMEKDSYPRFLRSELYLDLINQKKASSTSTSSSS